In Lates calcarifer isolate ASB-BC8 linkage group LG15, TLL_Latcal_v3, whole genome shotgun sequence, one genomic interval encodes:
- the adamtsl4 gene encoding thrombospondin type-1 domain-containing protein 4, with the protein MRLGFLFRLYVLWGFVVVTTSVTKAAKRKVAGRRSRQVIEAEPVEGVWTVWGEWSECSQTCGVGVSQRSRKCLPPPPPQSPPLSHSPPNWAGYLPRGIGGPVISPARPYYPPHYPGQHPPYHSPSISTNHNPGLSLYRNTPAGGGGGGGGGGGGAPVPGQANPSSPFYQPEFSPNNEDLVSVYRSPYRPPSHGYNQPARIIRRPSSPGAVRGGGGGSRRSVSTNREGLPARRSSPIRPGQFGYGKVPFSLPLHRPNRQARHTANGTDTATQAPGLAVSEDEAENNRREEEERGSDGEDREVAGREEEEKRKVEQESSEPPAAEEAPATKPPHRHVDRPSYTHTEHVRGRVPSSHSFSRPSSPSLSNRHRFDWHSVTAPPPPVSPLSRPNSPAVASPFSPPLHRSVPVHRDRDLHPGFSPQAPPAGNIYPLQHHHVPHLGVESGRDGGRGAPQVFRCSGPEKEYRRCFSQVCGGGALDSRAEQCAAFNTQEFMGRLYNWEPFTEVGADKQCELTCRPAGYRFYVRQAERVRDGTPCFNVSSNDVCVEGRCLTEGCDGVLGSGSMIDKCGVCGGRDSSCRKVTGSFQNVTVPLGYHKILDIPPGATFINITERRASPNYLAMRSGTGASVVNGRWAVDPPGEYQAGGTTFTYTRPRAQAEGEEEKGESLKAPGPTTTQLQLYIIFHKENPGIDYEFYIPVEKKEGERERLTEREREPTRERLREREPARAPLRSPLTVSVEDPPPAPPPVSVPSFPSSSSASSSSSVFSAPSSERWAPDRLRPRGSAPNRNARIPPRTDLPPDTQPPFVWRRGGLTECSASCGKGSQYRVILCINRHTDEEVPERKCDSAAKPVPEEEPCNTHPCPPFWEASAWSECSVSCGPGVQQRQLQCRQSFGNRSTMVHPQRCANLTPPESTQACQLRLCSHWEVSSDWSTCSVDCGVGRRTRGVRCISDQGSVVNDKECNSRLRPLGSEECNMGPCVTNWYFTDWSSTCSAQCGPGVQRREVVCLTRGGVREGKGGGECVGDKPAEMKACNGGPCVPTAMWYSSPWTQCNVPCGNGTQRRDIICVHKLGNDFTVVPASECAHLDKPAAVQECEMGECEPQWFTTEWSACSRSCGKGLQMREVRCLTPDKTHSHECDPDSKPDQEQICNTIPCSPQVSDENCRDRRHNCVMVVQARLCVYSYYKTACCASCTQSAQRTKRQ; encoded by the exons ATGCGGCTCGGTTTCTTATTCAG GCTCTATGTGCTGTGGGGCTTTGTGGTGGTCACGACCTCTGTGACCAAGGCTGCCAAGAGGAAG gtggCAGGCCGGCGGTCCAGACAGGTGATTGAGGCAGAGCCTGTGGAGGGGGTGTGGACTGTTTGGGGGGAGTGGTCAGAATGCTCTCAGACCTGCGGCGTGGGCGTCtcacagaggagcaggaagtgtttaccccctccacctccacagtcccctcccctctcccacTCCCCACCTAACTGGGCAGGGTATCTGCCCAGAGGCATCGGAGGTCCCGTCATCTCACCTGCTCGCCCCTACTACCCTCCGCATTACCCCGGGCAACACCCGCCTTATCACTCCCCGTCAATCTCCACCAATCACAACCCAGGATTGTCTCTGTATCGAAATAcccctgcaggaggaggaggaggaggaggaggaggaggaggaggcgctCCTGTTCCTGGACAGGCCAATCCATCTTCTCCTTTTTACCAACCAGAATTCTCTCCAAACAATGAGGACCTTGTGTCTGTTTATCGATCGCCCTATCGCCCTCCCTCTCATGGCTATAACCAGCCGGCAAGGATCATCAGGAGGCCGTCCAGTCCAGGAGCAgtgaggggtggaggaggggggagcaGAAGGTCGGTCTCCACCAATCGGGAGGGTTTGCCGGCGAGAAG GTCCTCCCCAATTCGTCCGGGTCAGTTCGGGTATGGCAAGGTCCCCTTCTCTTTACCTCTGCACCGCCCAAACCGCCAGGCTCGCCACACGGCTAACGGCACTGACACTGCAACGCAGGCGCCTGGACTAGCTGTGAGTGAAGATGAGGCAGAGaacaacaggagagaggaagaagagaggggcAGTGATGGAGAAGACAGGGAGGtggcagggagagaggaggaggagaagaggaaggtaGAGCAGGAGAGCTCAGAGCCACCTGCTGCCGAGGAGGCGCCTGCAACCAAGCCACCACACCGCCACGTTGACAGACCCTCGTACACCCACACGGAGCACGTGAGGGGGAGAGTCCCATCCTCCCACTCCTTCTCACGCCCCTCGTCTCCGTCTCTATCTAACCGCCACCGCTTTGACTGGCACTCTGTCACTGCTCCACCTCCCCCCGTCTCCCCTCTCTCACGCCCGAACTCCCCCGCCGTGGCCTCgcctttctcccctcctctccaccgCTCCGTCCCCGTGCACAGAGACAGGGATCTCCACCCAGGCTTCAGCCCGCAGGCCCCACCCGCCGGCAACATCTACCCTCTACAGCACCACCACGTCCCGCACCTGGGGGTCGAATCAGGCAGGGACGGAGGCAGAGGAGCTCCTCAGGTCTTCAGATGCTCTGGCCCAGAGAAGGAGTACCGCAGGTGCTTCTCACAG gTGTGTGGAGGAGGTGCATTGGACTCCAGAGCAGAGCAGTGCGCGGCATTTAACACCCAGGAGTTCATGGGTCGCCTCTACAACTGGGAGCCTTTCACTGAGG tTGGTGCAGACAAGCAGTGTGAACTGACCTGCAGACCCGCCGGTTATCGTTTCTACGTTCGTCAGGCCGAGCGTGTCAGAGATGGGACTCCCTGCTTCAACGTCAGCTCAAATGACGTGTGTGTAGAAGGACGATGTCTG ACCGAGGGGTGCGATGGGGTGCTTGGCTCCGGCTCCATGATTGACAAGTGTGGAGTGTGTGGTGGGCGGGATTCCTCCTGTCGAAAGGTGACTGGAAGCTTCCAAAATGTCACCGTTCCCCTTGGTTACCACAAGATCCTGGACATCCCACCCGGAGCTACATTCATTAACATCACGGAGAGACGAGCAAGCCCTAACTACCTGG CCATGAGGAGTGGCACGGGGGCCTCAGTGGTGAATGGACGTTGGGCTGTGGACCCTCCAGGGGAGTACCAGGCAGGGGGGACTACCTTCACCTACACCCGACCTAGAGCACaggcagagggggaggaagagaaaggagagtCCCTCAAGGCTCCAGGACCCACCACCACACAGCTACAGCTATAT ATCATCTTCCACAAAGAGAACCCAGGCATTGACTATGAGTTTTACATCCCcgtggagaagaaggagggagagagggagaggctgacggagagagagagggagccgaccagagagaggctgagggagCGAGAGCCAGCGAGGGCACCCCTTCGTA GTCCTCTCACTGTGTCAGTAGAAgaccctcctcctgctcctcctcctgtttcggTCCCTTcattcccctcctcttcctccgcctcttcctcctcctccgtgtTTTCTGCCCCATCCTCAGAACGCTGGGCACCTGACAGGTTGCGTCCTCGAGGATCCGCGCCCAATAGAAATGCTCGGATCCCCCCTCGCACTGACCTGCCACCGGATACTCAACCGCCATTTGTCTGGAGAAGAGGTGGACTCACTGAGTGTTCTGCTTCCTGTGGCAAAG GTTCTCAGTACAGAGTGATTCTGTGTATAAACCGTCACACAGACGAGGAGGTCCCAGAGAGGAAGTGTGACTCTGCAGCCAAACCTGTTCCTGAAGAGGAGCCGTGTAACACACACCCTTGCCCACCATT CTGGGAGGCCAGTGCATGGTCAGAGTGCAGTGTGTCCTGTGGCCCCGGGgtgcagcagaggcagctcCAGTGCAGGCAGAGCTTTGGGAACCGCTCCACCATGGTCCACCCACAGCGCTGTGCCAACCTCACCCCACCAGAGTCTACACAGGCCTGCCAGCTCCGCCTCTGCTCCCACTGGGAAGTCAGCTCGGACTGGAGCACG TGCTCAGTGGACTGTGGAGTAGGGAGGAGGACGAGAGGTGTGCGTTGCATCAGCGATCAAGGCAGCGTGGTGAATGACAAGGAGTGCAACTCCAGGCTCCGTCCGCTGGGAAGTGAGGAGTGCAACATGGGACCCTGTGTGACCAACTGGTACTTCACCGACTGGTCCAGCACT TGTTCGGCCCAGTGTGGCCCCGgggtgcagaggagagaggtggtgtGTCTGACTCGAGGAGGGGTCAGAGAGGGTAAAGGAGGAGGGGAGTGTGTTGGGGACAAACCGGCAGAGATGAAGGCCTGTAATGGAGGTCCCTGTGTGCCAACAGCCATGTGGTACAGCAGCCCATGGACACAG TGTAACGTCCCATGTGGAAACGGAACTCAGCGACGAGACATCATTTGTGTCCACAAGCTGGGCAATGATTTTACTGTCGTACCAGCCAGTGAGTGTGCACATCTGGACAAGCCCGCTGCAGTCCAGGAGTGTGAGATGGGAGAGTGTGAGCCACAGTGGTTCACAACAGAGTGGAGCGCG TGCTCACGTTCTTGTGGAAAAGGCTTGCAGATGAGGGAGGTACGGTGTCTGACACCAGACAAAACGCACAGCCACGAATGTGATCCAGACAGCAAACCCGACCAGGAGCAAATCTGCAACACAATACCCTGCAGTCCGCAAGTCTCag ACGAAAACTGCCGAGACAGACGTCATAACTGTGTGATGGTAGTGCAGGCCAGGCTGTGCGTCTATTCCTACTACAAGACTGCCTGCTGTGCCTCGTGTACCCAGAGTGCCCAGCGCACCAAGAGGCAATGA